AAAGGTCCCATAAAAGCTAAACCTTTTGCCCACTTCTTGGAAGGCCTGATCCCTTATGGGAAGCTTCCTTATGTATGGTGATACTACGAAGACAAGGAACAGCATACCACCAACCCAGAGGCTTGCAAGGATAATATGCACGAACAGCACAAGCTCTCTAAGAGTAGTCATTTACTTACTATTATAGTCTATCCTTTGAGGATGGCAAGGTAAAGCTCTTCAAGACACAGTATCCATCTGGGTGGAGTAAGACTTGTGGAACATCCAAGGGAAGAAGTATCGTAGAACTTGAAGGCTCTTGGGTTTGAAGGATCATGCACGAAGGCAAAGACAGTACCCTGAGATAGGTAGCCGAGGCTTTTTTTCCAGTCTTTTATCTGGTTGGCTATCTGTGCTAGCTTCTGGATGGCTCCCTCTCTGTCTAAAGTTTCCTTTTTTCCTTCCTTCAGGTCTTCAAAGATCCACCTTCCCTCTGGCAGTTCTTTGGAAAGTTCAACGAGCCTCTCCTCTGACATAAGACCATAGAACCTCATAACTGTATACTATAAACCATGTTCGTGCTTGAAGAACCTAACAAGGAAAGGCTTTTAATACACCTACATGGCTTTGCATCAAGCGTAAGGTCGAACAAGGTAAACCTTCTAAGGGAGCTAAGCCTTTCCACTGGTGCCTTTTCCTTTTTTGCCATGGACATGGACTACCATACAACTACAACCACTAGGGTGCTCTCCTTGCTCGAGGCTCTTATCGTTGGCTTTTCAAAGAGATACAACCACATAGTGCTTAGCGGAAGTTCCCACGGCGCTTATGTGGTCCTTAACTTTTTAAGGTATAGAGAATTTCCAAGGAACCTAAAAGCTGCTATTCTTTTGTCTCCTTCTTACTCTACTCTGGCTCTCATAATAAAGGAGTATGGAGAAGAATACTGTAAGGTTTGGTTGGAAGGGAAGGAGGATCTGTACATAAAAGAATGTGACACAGGGATGGAGCTTGCCATAAACAGAGAGTTTGCTGTGGACATAATCCAAAGGGGCTACGAGATAATAAAAGGTCAGGAGGTTGACTTTCCTCAAAAGCCACCCGTTAAGCTGTACGTGGTACACGGTACTGAGGATAAGGTTGTGCCAGTGGAACACTCACGCCTGTTTACTAAAAGGGTTGAGTCAGTATACATAGAAGTAGAGGACGATCATAGACTTGATGCAACCTTTCAGAGGCTTTTAAAAGAGGGATTTTTTGAAGGATCATTCCTCGGTTGATTGATAAATCTCATAGCATACAAACTTTTGTAGCATACCTTCATTTTCTGTAGAAAATACTGTTTAGGAGGTGTGAGCCATGTTTGAATACAGTGAGAAGGTGCTTGATCACTTCTTGAACCCCAGGAACGTGGGTGTGCTTGAGGATGCCAACGCTGTAGGTCAGTGTGGTAATCCAGCCTGTGGTGATGCCATGCTCTTTACTCTCAAGATAAATCCAGAGACTGATATAATAGAAGATGTGAGGTTCAAGACCTTTGGGTGTGGCTCAGCCATAGCCGTATCCTCACAGCTAACCGAGATGATAAAGGGCAAGCCCATAAGCTATGCACTGAACCTCACCTACAAGGATATATTTGACGAGCTTGGCGGACTCCCACCCCAGAAGATACACTGCACCAACCTAGGTCTTGAGACCCTTCACGTAGCCATAAAGGACTACCTCATAAAGCAAGGAAGGCTTGAGGAAGCTGCTAAGATACCGGACTGCTACGAAGAGGAAGAAGAAGAAAGCAGGGAGTTTGAGTTCCTATCCACATGAAAAGGCCGAGGGCTGTCGCTCTTCTTTCTGGAGGCTTGGATAGTTCTTTAGCTGTCCGCCTCCTTTTAGACCAAGGTGTTGAAGTAAAGGCTCTACATTTCTACACGGGGTTCTGCATAACGGAACATAAGAGGCGCCTTGGTCTTAGGAGAGAAGACGGACAGCCTTATATGAATCCTGCTTTAAAAGCGGCAGCCCAGTTGGGTGTACCCATAGAGATAGTGGATATATCGGAGGAGTACTTTAACATTGTCTTGAATCCAAAGTATGGCTATGGTAAGAACGTAAACCCGTGCGTTGATTGCAGGGCCTTCATGCTCAAAAAGGCCAAAGAGATAATGGAAAAGGAAGGGTACGACTTTGTGGTGACGGGAGAAGTGCTAGGGCAGAGGCCTATGAGTCAAACCCTTCCTAGACTAAAACTGATAGAGAAAGAGGCTGGTCTAGAAGGTCTGGTACTTAGACCACTCTCCGCCAAGTGTTTACCCCCCACTATACCTGAAAAGATGGGATGGGTAGATAGGTCAAAGCTTTTGTGCATAAAGGGTAGGAGTAGGAAAGTTCAGATAGCCTTGGCCCAGAAGTATGGGCTTGACTACGAACAGCCTGCAGGTGGATGTTGCTACCTTACAGACGAAAACTACGCCATTAAATTTAAAGAAGCTCTGCAGGTAGAAGGTTTTATAACCAGGGATGACCTAATTCTTTTCTCTGTAGGTAGGCATCTAAGACTTCCATCAGGTGTAAAGCTTATAGTTGCAAGGAACGAAGGAGAAGTGAGATTTTTGAAGGGATTTACCAACAGGTATGCTCATGCTTACAGAGAGGACGGAAAGGGAACCCTATCCCTAATAAAGGGCAATCTTTCCGAAGAAGACGCTAAAAAGGTAGCGGCTATAGTAGCAAGGTACTCCAAGAGAGAACCCTGTAGGGTTGTGATAAATACTTTAGATAAAACTATAGTGTTGGATGCAGAGCCTATGAGCGATCAAGAGCTTGAGAATTATAAGATAGTAAGGGAGGTGGTTGGTACATGAATCTGGAAGATATAAAACCTGATGTGGTTCACGATGTGGTTGGTACTTTTTGCCCAGTACCAGTAGCTGAGACTGCAAAGATGATAAAGCAGATGCAAATAGGACAGGTGCTTGAACTTATAGCAGACGATCCGGGCGTTGTTGAAGATATACCGGCATGGTGTAAGGCAACATCGCAGGAGTTTTTGGGTATGTACGAAGAAGATGGTGAATACCACCTGTTTATAAGGAAGGTAAAGGAGCTATGAGGGACCGTCTTACTATGGACATAAGCCTTAAGGAACTTCTAGAGGAAGTTCCACGTGCCAAGGATATACTGTACGAGTATGGACTAAACAGGCTTGAGGAAGAAGACATACTGGACGTAGTAGTAGACAAACTCACTCTTAAGGGTTTTTTCCGTCTCATGGACTTAGATGATGAAACTCAGGGTGAAATATGGAAAAAGTTACAAGATTTATACAGAGGTTCGGAGGACTGTCATGGATAGGTTCAAAGAGGTTGAGGAGATCTTGGAAAAGGTAAGGCCTGCTTTGAAAGAACACCATGGAAACCTACGTGTAGTAGACATAAGGGATGGAGATGTGTACCTTCAGTTTGAAGGTGGATGCACAGACTGCCCCATAGTTGACGCCAGCCTCAAAGAGGTCATAGCTCTCACCATCAAAGGAAACCTGCACTGGGTAAAAAACGTAGAAGTGGTACAACCAAAGTACCAAATTGGTTAAGCTTTCGGGAAAAACGAAAGTATACGGTGTAATAGGTTACCCCATAGAGCATTCTCTTTCACCAGTTTTCCAAAACATCTTCTTTAGCCGTTTAGGAATAGATGCTGTTTATGTACCTTTCAGTGTTCCTCCTGAGGACTTGCAAACTGCTATAGAAGGGCTTAAGGCTTTAGGTGTTAAGGGTGTAAACGTTACCATACCTCATAAAGAAAGAGTTTTACAGTTTGTAGACTTTGTTGACGAGCATGTAGAAAAGATAGGATCATCCAACACTCTAAAGTTTGTTGATGGAAAGGTATACGCATACAATACAGACTGGATTGGATTTCTCAAAGCTGTGCAGGGTCTCATAGAACCTGGTAAGAGAGTTCTCCTCCTTGGAGCTGGAGGAGCTGCGAGAGCGGTGCTATATGCGCTGCTGCAAAGAAAGGACAGAGTGTTTATATTCAACAGAAGCAAGGAAAAGGCCTACAAACTAGCGGAAACATTTGGAGCAGAAGTAATAGACAGACCAGAGGATGTACTTAAAGATGTAGATCTTATTGTGAATGCAACATCTGTAGGGCTTGTAGACAAAAGCTGGCTCTTTGATTACACCCTCATAGAAGACAGGCACGTGGTTTACGATATAGTGTATGGTCAGACGGAGCTTATAAGACGGGCCAAGAGCAAAGGGGCCAAGTGTGAGGATGGTCTCTCTATGTTAGTTCACCAGGGAGCAGAGTCCTTTAAAATATGGACTGGTATGGAAGTTCCACAGGATCTTGTAGACGAATGCATAAAGACTCTTAGGGAATCATGGGTATCTTCCTAGGAATACTCGTATTTATTCTGTCTTTTTTACCCTTTCACATGCTTAGCTCTCCTTTGGAGAAGCACATAAGCTTTATAAGATTAAGACCCGATGAGTTTATAGTACAAAAGGGTGTGGAGGGCGGCACCCTTAGGTATACTCTCAACGGTGATCCCAAAACCCTGAACCCTGCTGTTGCACAAGAGACCACTTCTACTGCTGTTGTTGGTGATCTTTTTACAGGTCTTACCAGGATAGACCTCAAGACTATGGAGCCAGTACCAGACCTAGCTCAGAGTTGGGAAGTCTACGAGGAGGGAAGGAGGTACGTTTTCCATCTAAGAAAGGATGTCCGTTGGTCTGATGGAGAACCTTTTTCAGCCGATGATGTGGTGTTTACGTACAGGGATGTATATCTTAACGAGAAAATACCCAACTCTACTATGGACATGCTCAGGGGTGTACTCAAGACTCCTGAGGATATTAGGAACTTTGTGAGAAAGTTGGACGACTATACGGTAGAGTTCAGACTTCCCAGCCCCTTTGCACCCTTCTTGGGTGTACTCAGCTCTCCCATACTACCAAAACACAAACTAGAAAAGTATGTAAAAGACGGAAACTTTATGAGCGCCTGGAACGTAAACACAGACCCTAAGGATTTGGTGGGTACAGGACCCTACGTCATAGAGAGATACATAAAGGGTCAGGTGGTGGAGTATACAGCCAACCCTTACTATTACATGAAACCCTTACCTTACATCAAGCATAAGGTAGCTTACATAGTCCAGGATCCTGACACAGCTCTTATAAAGTTCTCCCAAGGTGCTGTTGATTACGTAGGTATAAGGCCTCAAGACCTTAACCAAGTGACCTCACTCAAGGGTATAAACCTATACGACCTTGGCACAACCCCTGCCATAAACTTTCTTGTCTTTAATCAGAATCCAAAAGCCAAGATACCACCGTACAAGTTAAAGTGGTTCCAGAACAGAGATTTCAGAGTTGCTCTGTCTCATGCCATAGATAGAGAAGGCATATGCTATTTAGTATACAACGGTCTGGCAGAACCTCTATATGGTCCAATAACACCTGCCAACAGACCTTACTACGAAGAAGGTCTGTTTCCAAAGTATGAGTATGACCTTAAAAAGGCCCGCTCTATGTTGGAGAAACTCGGTTTTAAGGACCGAGATGGTGATGGCATTTTGGAGGATAATCAAGGGCACAAGCTTGAGATAGTTATATTGACCAATGCAGGCAACAGAGAAAGAGAGATGATAGGCAACATGATAAAGGAAGACTTTGAGAAGATAGGTGTAAAGGTAATCTTTAGGAGTATAGACTTTAACACCCTTGTGTCTAAACTAACTTCACCACCCTACGACTGGGAGGCCGTGATAATAGGCTTAACAGGTTCCATGGATCCTTACTTTGGGAGGAATGTGTGGCATTCAAGTGGAACCCTCCACGTGTGGAATCCTATGCAGAAATCTCCTACTACCCAATGGGAACAACAGGTAGACAAGCTTATAGACGATGCTGCCAGAGAACTTGATTTTAAAAAGAGGCTTGAACTTTACAGAGAAGCCTTCAGGATAATAGCCTGGCAACAGCCTATGCTATTTATAGCTGCGCCTAAAAGTATGCTAGCCTCTTATCCTAAGTTTGGCAACTTCTTCCCTACTGTGTGGGGATGGTACCAAGAAGAGCATATGTTCATTACGAGATTAGCTCCCTAAGCCTTTCCCTCAGAGCTTTGGAAGCTTCCTCTCTTATGATACTGGCTATGTCTAGTGTATTCATAATCTTTGATACTTCTTCCATCAGTACTTTTTCTACCTTTTCTGACAGTACTTGATTTATGACAGACTTCATTAGATCTTCCGTGATTGTATTCTTTATAGCCTCTTCTATCAATCTAGGTACATCTTCTTTGACGAATTTTTCTATGTACTCTGTTTGGTACGCTGATGCCTGGTGTACCGGTGGTGTCAGGATGTGTTCAGCAACAGGTTTTTCCTCCGTGTGGTAGAAAGATTCTTCCTTTTGAGTTATTTCAGGAATAGATTCACTGATAGGTGCTTTTTCAAAGATCTTCTCAACTTCAGGAACTTGTTCTACAACTTGACTGACAGCTGGTAATTCGCTAGGTACTTCTTCCTCATGATGAACAAGTTTTTCTTTTTGGGTCATCTCGAGTAGCAGTTCTATTAAATCTTTACTGATATCTTTCTTTTCCACTAAAAGCTCCTCTACCTTCTGTAATGCGTTAGTTAATTCTCTTTCCCTAGAGTATGTGTATTTGTGTTGTAAATCTATGGAGTCTACATCTATGGCAAAGAGTTCATCTAGCAGGAGTACGTAAGGCTTTTTGGAAAGTACAGGATTCTTTGAAAACTCCGTTAGAGTTCTTTGAGCTACAGCCCCTGATATAGTGTCAAAGACCACTACATCTGCGTCGTGAACTTTCTCTCTAGCTTCCCTTACGTTTTTTGCTACTATAATCTGTGCTGTATTGCCAAGTCTCTCGGAGAAGAAGTTTATTATGTTGCTATCAAAGGATACTATCAATACCTTTTTATTTTCTTTTTGAGTTTGTTCTACATGACTTTCCAATTGCTTAGGCTCCGAGGGAAAGGTGCTTTCTATCACATATTCTTTGAGTTGAGACTCTTCCAGAATGTGCTCTTCTTGTGGTTTAAGTTCTAAACTAGACCTACCTTCTACTTCGTACTTTGGTAAATTTATTTCTTCTGGAACATAACCACCTTCTATAACATGAGGTACCTTTTCCAAGGCTTCATCCCTTTTTATTAGAGTTTTTTTAGTGACGAGAAGATTTTTGGGATCTATAGGGAAGAGGTCATCCACTAGAACTATGTAGTGGCTATCCTTAAATTTTTTTGTGTACAGTTGGTTTATATCTTCCTCGGATATGGAACCTGATATAGCGTCATAAACCACAAAGTCTACCTTAGTATCCACCAAATTTATAGCCTCGTCGCCGTTTCTAACGTCTATGACTTCATAGTTACTCAGTCTCTCCTTGAGCTGATCTACTAACCCTTTGTCAAAGGAAACTAGAAGTATCTTCATTGCCTTCCCCCAACGGATTTTAGTATATCATCTAAAATCTTTTTTGCCTCTTGTAGACTTTCTTCTGGTAGGAGTTTTGCAGTACCAATAGTAAGTCTGAGGGCTTTTAACTTATTTATTATATATTCGTCAGACAATAACTTCCTTTCCGTTTCCACTTTTATCTGATCGCTTCTGGAGACAAGGTTGAACAAACCTAATGCCAGCAGTATAAATCCAGAGAAGAATATACCAGTCCAAGCTGGGTTATCCATAAGGACGTTGGTAAACTCTCCTATAGAGAAGCTCTTCGTATAAACGGAAAACACAGCTGCTGTTGATTTCTGCTGAGTGTAGGTAAAGGCCTGTATATCTAAGGTATTGATGGTGTTGAGGGTAGCTATAACTTTACCCGTGTTGTCCCTTAATACAAATATGTTTATATCCTCGTAAGGGAGTTTTACGGATGAAGCTCCACTATAAACATCCAACATATATTTAGCAAAGTTAGTGTTTACCTTTTTTAGTTTATTGTTGGCGTACAGTGTGAAGGCAGATATAGACCCAAGGACGGACAACGCCATCCCAAGGATCACAAGTATAAGACTTAAGACTGTGTTGCTTTTCATACCCTATGCCCCCACGGTTAATCTCTCTACAAGTACAGAAGGACTGCCCACGTTACCATAAAAGACAAGATCATTACCTACTGCTCTTATATTCTTGAGTACTTCCAAAAAGTTTCCGCTGATGGTGATACCCCTCACCCTTTTAACCTCTTTTCCTTCCTTTAATATTATACCGCTCGCCCCCAAGGAAAAATCACCTGATATGGGGTCTACTGTATGAAGTCCCATGAGGTCTAGGACCAGAAGGGTTTCCGGGAAAAAGGTGGTCAAGTCTTCAAAGCTTGTGTTAGAGGGTTCAACAAAAAGGTTTGTGATACCAGAAGTGGGCAAGGTTTTGAATGAGTCCCTGACAGAATTACCTGTAGGTTCTTGGCCAGACTTTAAAGCGGTACGGTAACTGTGTAAAAAACCTTTGAAAACTCCGTTTTTTACTACCAGGTTCCTTCTCGTAAGTATACCCTCCGCATCTACGGGAGAGGAAGCCAGGCCTTTTTCTATGGTTCCATCGTCTATAAGGGTAAACACTTCGGATGCTATAATCTGTCCCTCTTTTCCCTTCAACATAGTCTTGTCTTTTATCAGGGAATCACCCAGGAAGACGGAGGAAAAAGCCTCCAGGAGAGACGCGAAAGCGTCTCTGAAGAATACAGTAGGCATAACCTTACTTTCAAAATCTGAAGGGTTCAGTTGAGAAACTGCCTTAAATACAGCATCCTTTACCATGTCTTCTAAGGGAAGGTCTGCTAAGTACCTGGAGGCTCTAAAGTCGTAGGATATACTACTATCCTCACCTTCCTGGGCAAGGACACCTATGGTGGAAATGAAGCTACTGCTAGCGTAGTGGTAGTCTATACCGCACGTGTTAAAATGGTACACTTCCGAGTAAACACCTTTTAAACTGAGTTTTCTAACACCCTTTATCCTGTTGTCTAGGGTTTTGGCGAACCCCTCCAGCTGTATACACCTTTGGGCAAGATCTTGAGGTGTCACGTATAAGACGGTGCTATCGTAAGGGTTGTTTAGCTCACCCTCTACACGAGCGCAGAAGGGTTTGTTTGTATCATCCTCGGGAGACAGTTCACAAATCTCCACAGCGCGTTTGTAGCATTCTATAAGAGATTCCTCCGATAGATCTGTAGTGTAGGCAAAACCTATCTTCCCATTGCGGAATACTCTTATACCTATACCTGTGTCTTGAGCTTTGAGCAGACTTTCTACACTTTCGGAGGATGTTTCTGCTAGGACTTTAATGGCTGTATGTATGTAAAGCTCGTACTCGTAGCCTGGCTTTGCTACCCTTTCAATGGTTCTTTTTACTTTTTCCATCAACTTACTATTTTAAGGTAATGCAAGTATACAGGTGCGCACATAAGCAGGGAGTCAAGTCTGTCTGTGAAACCTCCATGCTCGCCTAGGATGTTGGAAAAGTCCTTTATGCCTACCTGTCTTTTTATAAAGCTTTTGAAGAGGTCACCACCTAGAGCTACGAGGGCTAATAGAGCTCCCAAATAGGGGTTTTTAAACGCAAAAAAGCTATACAACATTCCTGCTAGGATCCCTCCGAGAAGACCTTCCCACGTTTTTTTAGGAGATAGCCTAGAAGCCAGGGGAGTTTTGCCAAAGG
The DNA window shown above is from Thermocrinis minervae and carries:
- a CDS encoding NifU family protein — encoded protein: MDRFKEVEEILEKVRPALKEHHGNLRVVDIRDGDVYLQFEGGCTDCPIVDASLKEVIALTIKGNLHWVKNVEVVQPKYQIG
- the aroE gene encoding shikimate dehydrogenase yields the protein MVKLSGKTKVYGVIGYPIEHSLSPVFQNIFFSRLGIDAVYVPFSVPPEDLQTAIEGLKALGVKGVNVTIPHKERVLQFVDFVDEHVEKIGSSNTLKFVDGKVYAYNTDWIGFLKAVQGLIEPGKRVLLLGAGGAARAVLYALLQRKDRVFIFNRSKEKAYKLAETFGAEVIDRPEDVLKDVDLIVNATSVGLVDKSWLFDYTLIEDRHVVYDIVYGQTELIRRAKSKGAKCEDGLSMLVHQGAESFKIWTGMEVPQDLVDECIKTLRESWVSS
- a CDS encoding response regulator transcription factor encodes the protein MKILLVSFDKGLVDQLKERLSNYEVIDVRNGDEAINLVDTKVDFVVYDAISGSISEEDINQLYTKKFKDSHYIVLVDDLFPIDPKNLLVTKKTLIKRDEALEKVPHVIEGGYVPEEINLPKYEVEGRSSLELKPQEEHILEESQLKEYVIESTFPSEPKQLESHVEQTQKENKKVLIVSFDSNIINFFSERLGNTAQIIVAKNVREAREKVHDADVVVFDTISGAVAQRTLTEFSKNPVLSKKPYVLLLDELFAIDVDSIDLQHKYTYSRERELTNALQKVEELLVEKKDISKDLIELLLEMTQKEKLVHHEEEVPSELPAVSQVVEQVPEVEKIFEKAPISESIPEITQKEESFYHTEEKPVAEHILTPPVHQASAYQTEYIEKFVKEDVPRLIEEAIKNTITEDLMKSVINQVLSEKVEKVLMEEVSKIMNTLDIASIIREEASKALRERLRELIS
- a CDS encoding sulfurtransferase TusA family protein; translated protein: MNLEDIKPDVVHDVVGTFCPVPVAETAKMIKQMQIGQVLELIADDPGVVEDIPAWCKATSQEFLGMYEEDGEYHLFIRKVKEL
- a CDS encoding DUF1858 domain-containing protein; this translates as MRDRLTMDISLKELLEEVPRAKDILYEYGLNRLEEEDILDVVVDKLTLKGFFRLMDLDDETQGEIWKKLQDLYRGSEDCHG
- a CDS encoding iron-sulfur cluster assembly scaffold protein, which gives rise to MFEYSEKVLDHFLNPRNVGVLEDANAVGQCGNPACGDAMLFTLKINPETDIIEDVRFKTFGCGSAIAVSSQLTEMIKGKPISYALNLTYKDIFDELGGLPPQKIHCTNLGLETLHVAIKDYLIKQGRLEEAAKIPDCYEEEEEESREFEFLST
- a CDS encoding alpha/beta hydrolase family protein; amino-acid sequence: MFVLEEPNKERLLIHLHGFASSVRSNKVNLLRELSLSTGAFSFFAMDMDYHTTTTTRVLSLLEALIVGFSKRYNHIVLSGSSHGAYVVLNFLRYREFPRNLKAAILLSPSYSTLALIIKEYGEEYCKVWLEGKEDLYIKECDTGMELAINREFAVDIIQRGYEIIKGQEVDFPQKPPVKLYVVHGTEDKVVPVEHSRLFTKRVESVYIEVEDDHRLDATFQRLLKEGFFEGSFLG
- a CDS encoding ABC transporter substrate-binding protein, producing the protein MGIFLGILVFILSFLPFHMLSSPLEKHISFIRLRPDEFIVQKGVEGGTLRYTLNGDPKTLNPAVAQETTSTAVVGDLFTGLTRIDLKTMEPVPDLAQSWEVYEEGRRYVFHLRKDVRWSDGEPFSADDVVFTYRDVYLNEKIPNSTMDMLRGVLKTPEDIRNFVRKLDDYTVEFRLPSPFAPFLGVLSSPILPKHKLEKYVKDGNFMSAWNVNTDPKDLVGTGPYVIERYIKGQVVEYTANPYYYMKPLPYIKHKVAYIVQDPDTALIKFSQGAVDYVGIRPQDLNQVTSLKGINLYDLGTTPAINFLVFNQNPKAKIPPYKLKWFQNRDFRVALSHAIDREGICYLVYNGLAEPLYGPITPANRPYYEEGLFPKYEYDLKKARSMLEKLGFKDRDGDGILEDNQGHKLEIVILTNAGNREREMIGNMIKEDFEKIGVKVIFRSIDFNTLVSKLTSPPYDWEAVIIGLTGSMDPYFGRNVWHSSGTLHVWNPMQKSPTTQWEQQVDKLIDDAARELDFKKRLELYREAFRIIAWQQPMLFIAAPKSMLASYPKFGNFFPTVWGWYQEEHMFITRLAP
- a CDS encoding TldD/PmbA family protein; amino-acid sequence: MEKVKRTIERVAKPGYEYELYIHTAIKVLAETSSESVESLLKAQDTGIGIRVFRNGKIGFAYTTDLSEESLIECYKRAVEICELSPEDDTNKPFCARVEGELNNPYDSTVLYVTPQDLAQRCIQLEGFAKTLDNRIKGVRKLSLKGVYSEVYHFNTCGIDYHYASSSFISTIGVLAQEGEDSSISYDFRASRYLADLPLEDMVKDAVFKAVSQLNPSDFESKVMPTVFFRDAFASLLEAFSSVFLGDSLIKDKTMLKGKEGQIIASEVFTLIDDGTIEKGLASSPVDAEGILTRRNLVVKNGVFKGFLHSYRTALKSGQEPTGNSVRDSFKTLPTSGITNLFVEPSNTSFEDLTTFFPETLLVLDLMGLHTVDPISGDFSLGASGIILKEGKEVKRVRGITISGNFLEVLKNIRAVGNDLVFYGNVGSPSVLVERLTVGA